Proteins encoded within one genomic window of Tabrizicola piscis:
- a CDS encoding NfeD family protein, with translation MIHGIAATWWAWVVLGFALGVLEVMAPGYIFLGFAIGAVLTGILVGLGLAPAGLPALIFIFAVASVISWLVLRRTVGVRKGQVKIWDRDINDDR, from the coding sequence ATGATACACGGCATAGCGGCCACCTGGTGGGCCTGGGTCGTCCTTGGCTTTGCGCTGGGGGTGCTGGAGGTTATGGCACCCGGCTATATCTTTCTGGGCTTTGCCATTGGCGCCGTGTTGACCGGTATCCTCGTCGGTCTTGGCCTAGCACCCGCCGGACTTCCGGCACTGATCTTCATCTTTGCTGTCGCCTCGGTCATTTCATGGCTGGTCCTGCGCCGGACGGTGGGGGTCCGGAAGGGTCAGGTGAAGATCTGGGACCGCGACATCAACGACGACCGCTGA
- a CDS encoding NUDIX hydrolase → MDFVGAKAALFCGGSVLTCLRDDRPGLPWPGLWDLPGGGREAHETPEACFLRELGEEFGLHLPPARLVWRRVFPSMLDATRNSVFFGGLVTKDEVSAIRFGDEGQGWELMPVEMFLGHPKAVPEMQRRVGIVWAEWQGR, encoded by the coding sequence GTGGATTTCGTCGGGGCAAAGGCCGCGCTGTTTTGCGGCGGTTCGGTCCTGACCTGTTTGCGCGATGACCGACCCGGGCTGCCATGGCCCGGGCTGTGGGACCTTCCGGGCGGAGGGCGTGAGGCGCATGAAACCCCCGAAGCGTGTTTTCTGCGCGAGTTGGGCGAGGAGTTCGGCCTGCACCTGCCGCCCGCGCGGCTGGTCTGGCGGCGGGTGTTTCCGTCGATGCTGGATGCGACGCGCAACTCGGTCTTCTTTGGCGGCTTGGTGACCAAAGACGAAGTTTCGGCGATTCGGTTTGGGGATGAAGGTCAAGGCTGGGAATTGATGCCCGTCGAGATGTTCCTTGGCCACCCGAAAGCCGTGCCGGAAATGCAGCGGCGGGTGGGAATTGTCTGGGCAGAGTGGCAGGGGCGGTGA
- a CDS encoding DUF1513 domain-containing protein — MMQRRAFLATLAAACAPRLTWADVGSPAFLAAGKLGQTFHLHALSATGESLFQIPLPGRGHAAAAHPTRAEAVAFARRPGTFAMVIDCATGAVTHRLTPPPELQFNGHGAFSADGTLLMTSEVMADTSQGRIGLWDTRAYTRLTDWPSHGIGPHEIRLRPDGTLAVANGGIQTDPVDRTKLNIPTMRPNLSLLTPDGTLLDQMSLPDLPQNSIRHLALMGDTIAFAMQWEGDLAEPVPQLGLWQPGTAPVLCTPAPEEAFTMQGYAGSVAATDSRLLVTSPKGGAAMIFGSDGTNIATHRRADLCGAATHAGGFLLTDGLGAIWAADDDGLTRLGAGDTAWDNHLVSLGTTA; from the coding sequence CTGATGCAGCGCCGCGCTTTCCTCGCCACCCTCGCCGCCGCCTGCGCCCCCCGGCTGACTTGGGCCGACGTCGGCAGCCCCGCCTTCCTTGCCGCTGGCAAGCTGGGCCAGACGTTCCACCTGCACGCCCTATCCGCGACGGGCGAAAGCCTGTTTCAGATCCCGCTCCCCGGTCGCGGCCATGCCGCCGCAGCCCACCCGACCCGGGCCGAAGCCGTCGCCTTCGCCCGCCGCCCCGGGACCTTTGCGATGGTCATCGACTGTGCCACCGGGGCCGTCACCCACCGCCTGACCCCACCACCCGAGCTGCAGTTCAATGGCCACGGTGCCTTTTCCGCCGACGGAACGCTTCTGATGACGTCAGAGGTGATGGCCGACACCTCACAAGGTCGCATCGGCCTGTGGGACACCCGCGCCTACACGCGCCTGACCGACTGGCCCAGCCACGGGATCGGCCCGCATGAAATAAGGCTGCGGCCGGATGGCACCCTTGCCGTCGCCAATGGCGGTATCCAGACCGATCCCGTTGACCGGACCAAGCTGAACATCCCGACGATGCGCCCGAACCTGTCGCTGCTAACGCCTGACGGCACACTTCTGGACCAGATGAGCCTGCCCGATCTTCCCCAAAACTCCATCCGCCATCTTGCCCTGATGGGCGATACGATCGCCTTCGCCATGCAATGGGAGGGCGACCTTGCCGAACCCGTTCCACAACTGGGCCTTTGGCAACCCGGCACCGCGCCCGTCCTGTGTACGCCCGCGCCGGAAGAGGCCTTCACGATGCAAGGCTATGCTGGCTCCGTGGCCGCAACCGACAGCCGCTTGCTTGTCACCTCACCCAAGGGTGGTGCCGCGATGATCTTTGGCAGTGACGGCACCAACATCGCCACCCACCGCCGCGCTGACCTTTGTGGCGCAGCAACCCATGCGGGTGGCTTTCTTCTGACGGATGGCCTTGGCGCGATCTGGGCGGCGGATGACGACGGCCTTACCCGGCTCGGCGCTGGCGATACGGCTTGGGACAATCACCTTGTCAGCCTTGGCACCACTGCGTAA
- a CDS encoding imelysin family protein: MRALILALLLATAAEADTANVVQTHIRPGYAAFAAATNNFAALDSCDPATLRPAFHAAYDAWLGVAHLSQGPAEEEGRALAILFWPDPKALGWKAQRALLAGSPDSLTLEAMSDQSVAARGLSGLERLLYPTDPLPADPCPLIHATAEDLARMARDLVIEWGPYGDLLLTAGQPDNPRFLTKDEATQALFTQLITGLDYIADRRLGRPLGTFDKPRPDLAEARASDRSLRNVILSLQALRDLALQLTPESPRTLAAFVQTLLLANELSDPSFAHITDPQAWLKLQILQQSIRTIRDAALAEIGPALGVTLGFNAQDGD; the protein is encoded by the coding sequence ATGCGCGCGCTGATCCTTGCCCTTCTCCTCGCCACAGCGGCAGAGGCCGACACGGCCAATGTCGTGCAAACCCACATCCGCCCCGGCTACGCCGCGTTTGCGGCTGCCACCAACAACTTCGCCGCGCTGGACAGCTGTGATCCCGCCACCCTCCGCCCCGCCTTCCATGCCGCCTACGACGCATGGCTTGGCGTGGCCCACCTGTCCCAAGGCCCGGCCGAGGAAGAAGGTCGCGCCCTTGCCATCCTGTTCTGGCCCGACCCAAAGGCCCTTGGCTGGAAAGCGCAGCGCGCCCTTCTGGCCGGCAGTCCTGACAGCCTGACTCTGGAAGCGATGTCCGACCAATCCGTCGCCGCACGCGGCCTTTCCGGGCTGGAACGGCTGCTCTATCCAACCGATCCGCTGCCCGCCGACCCCTGCCCCTTGATCCACGCCACCGCCGAAGACCTTGCCCGCATGGCCCGCGACTTGGTCATCGAATGGGGCCCCTACGGTGACCTTCTCCTTACGGCAGGCCAGCCGGACAATCCCCGCTTCCTGACCAAGGACGAGGCGACCCAAGCCCTTTTCACCCAGCTGATCACTGGCCTGGACTACATCGCCGACCGCCGCCTTGGCCGACCGCTTGGCACCTTCGACAAACCCCGCCCCGACCTTGCCGAAGCCCGCGCCTCAGACCGGTCGCTTCGCAATGTCATCCTGTCGCTGCAGGCGCTGCGCGATCTGGCGCTGCAGCTGACGCCGGAAAGCCCACGCACTCTGGCCGCCTTTGTCCAGACCCTTCTGCTGGCAAACGAGCTGAGCGATCCCAGTTTCGCCCACATCACCGACCCTCAGGCCTGGCTCAAGCTCCAGATCCTGCAGCAGTCCATCCGCACCATCCGTGACGCGGCGCTAGCCGAGATCGGCCCCGCGCTGGGTGTCACCCTTGGCTTCAACGCGCAGGACGGTGACTGA
- a CDS encoding di-heme oxidoredictase family protein produces the protein MQTRRQRLTTGLAAGTLICSLGAAVADTPQRTHEDRAKVAAILQPPTDFTAPEPFEAKPAGAATVRVIDTTDAFSLPSANIADEMAFSLGNALFQKLWIAAPASTKGSDGLGPLHNARACQDCHLKDGRAPAPTDEGVVPGTFLLRLGLPDLQAIAAHVADPTYGFQLQTSAAPGQTAEGRVTVAWTPLPVTLSDGTVVTLRKPSYGVAALGYGPLDTATVLSPRAAPQMIGLGLLEAIPADEILSREDPDDTNADGISGRANRVDDQLGRFGLKAGQPSLRDQSAQAFFADMGLSTDLHPDPWGDCTASQPACVTAPHGQEPGTRDGLEVDRESLDLVTYYARNLGVPARRKLDDPATLRGKEIFHSLNCVGCHTPKHVTARLPDQPEQSFQLIWPYTDLLLHDMGEALADGLPEHLASGSEWRTPPLWGLGLTQQVSPNAGFLHDGRARTILEAILWHGGEAEAQRNAVIDLAPEDRAALLTFLESL, from the coding sequence ATGCAAACCCGCCGCCAGCGTCTGACCACGGGGCTCGCGGCGGGCACCCTGATCTGCAGCCTTGGCGCTGCTGTCGCCGACACGCCACAGCGCACACACGAAGACCGCGCCAAGGTCGCCGCCATCCTGCAGCCCCCCACCGATTTCACCGCCCCCGAACCGTTCGAGGCGAAGCCAGCCGGTGCGGCGACTGTTAGGGTGATCGACACGACTGACGCCTTTTCACTTCCCTCGGCCAATATCGCCGATGAGATGGCGTTTTCCCTTGGCAATGCCCTGTTCCAGAAACTCTGGATCGCCGCGCCCGCGTCAACCAAAGGTTCTGACGGGCTTGGCCCGCTGCACAACGCGCGCGCCTGTCAGGATTGCCATCTCAAGGACGGCCGCGCGCCCGCCCCAACGGATGAGGGCGTGGTTCCGGGCACCTTCCTCCTGCGCCTCGGCCTGCCCGATCTGCAGGCCATCGCCGCCCATGTCGCAGACCCGACCTATGGCTTCCAGCTGCAAACCTCCGCCGCCCCCGGCCAGACGGCCGAAGGCCGCGTGACGGTTGCGTGGACGCCGCTTCCGGTCACCCTGTCGGACGGCACCGTCGTCACCCTGCGCAAACCCAGCTACGGCGTGGCCGCCCTTGGCTACGGCCCGCTTGACACCGCAACGGTGCTTTCCCCCCGCGCAGCGCCGCAAATGATCGGCCTCGGCCTGCTGGAAGCGATCCCGGCAGATGAAATCCTGTCCCGCGAAGACCCGGACGACACCAATGCCGACGGCATTTCCGGCCGCGCCAACCGGGTTGATGACCAGCTTGGCCGCTTTGGCCTGAAGGCAGGCCAGCCCAGCCTGCGCGACCAGTCCGCCCAAGCCTTCTTCGCCGACATGGGGCTGTCCACCGACCTCCACCCCGACCCGTGGGGCGATTGCACCGCCTCCCAGCCCGCCTGCGTAACGGCCCCGCACGGCCAGGAACCAGGCACCCGTGACGGGCTTGAGGTTGACCGCGAAAGCCTTGACCTTGTCACCTACTACGCCCGCAACCTTGGCGTCCCCGCCCGCCGCAAGCTGGACGATCCTGCCACCCTGCGCGGCAAGGAAATCTTCCACAGCCTCAATTGCGTCGGCTGCCACACCCCGAAGCACGTCACCGCCCGCCTGCCCGACCAGCCCGAACAAAGCTTTCAGCTGATCTGGCCCTACACCGATCTTCTGCTACACGACATGGGCGAAGCCCTTGCCGACGGCCTGCCCGAACACCTCGCTTCTGGCAGCGAATGGCGCACCCCGCCGCTCTGGGGCCTTGGCCTGACGCAGCAGGTATCCCCCAACGCGGGCTTCCTTCACGATGGCCGCGCCCGCACGATCCTTGAGGCGATCCTCTGGCACGGGGGTGAGGCCGAGGCCCAGCGCAATGCCGTCATCGACCTTGCGCCGGAAGACCGCGCCGCCCTTCTGACCTTTCTGGAAAGCCTCTGA
- the bfr gene encoding bacterioferritin — protein sequence MKGDTKVIDYLNRAIRSELTAVSQYWLHYRLQDDWGLKHMAAKSRAESIEEMQHADRFIARVIFLEGHPNLQKLDPLRIGQTPLETMQCDLAAEKEARALYGEARDYCHKVGDIVSMKLFEEIATDEEGHIDFLETQIALHEKLGAERFMQLNAGTFNEG from the coding sequence ATGAAGGGTGACACCAAGGTTATCGACTACCTCAACCGCGCGATCCGGTCCGAACTGACTGCCGTCAGCCAGTACTGGCTGCACTACCGGCTGCAGGACGACTGGGGCCTGAAGCACATGGCCGCCAAAAGCCGTGCCGAAAGCATCGAGGAAATGCAGCACGCTGACCGCTTCATCGCCCGCGTGATCTTTCTGGAAGGCCACCCGAACCTGCAAAAGCTTGACCCCCTGCGCATTGGCCAGACCCCGCTGGAAACCATGCAATGCGACCTTGCAGCGGAAAAGGAAGCCCGCGCGCTCTATGGCGAAGCGCGCGACTATTGCCACAAGGTCGGTGACATCGTGTCGATGAAGCTGTTCGAAGAGATTGCCACCGACGAAGAAGGTCACATCGACTTTCTGGAAACCCAGATCGCCTTGCATGAAAAGCTGGGGGCCGAACGTTTCATGCAACTGAACGCAGGCACCTTCAACGAAGGCTGA